The Candidatus Nitrospira nitrificans genome segment GGTTGATCGAGGAAATCGGTCCCTGCACGTTGATTCCGAAGATACGCCGTTCGCCGTTCGAGTCATTGGTCCGAGCGATCGCCTATCAACAACTCCATGATAGAGCCGCGGAGTGCATCCTTCAACGCTTCATCGCGCTCTTTCCAGGCCGGAGGTTTCCCCGCCCGGATGATCTGCTCGCCATGAACATGAGATCGGTCAGGAAAGCCGGATTCTCCCGGCCGAAGATTTTGGCGCTTCGCGATCTGGCTGCAAAGACCCTGGACGGGACGGTGCCGACAAACCGTCTGATCAGGCAATTGGCCGATGACGCGATCGTTGATCGGCTGATCGAAGTCCGAGGGATCGGACGATGGACGGCCGAGATGCTGCTGATCTTTCAATTGGGTCGCCCCGATGTCTTGCCGATCGATGATTTCGGCTTGCGCAACGGATTCCGTATTGCGTACCAACGGCCGGCGATGCCCACGCCTAAACAAGTGCTACAGTATGGCGAGAGATGGAAGCCGTATCGTACGGCTGCCGCTTGGTACCTCTGGCGTGCGGCAGATCAGAAAAAGAGTTTCAAACCTGCCCAGTTGTGATTCAGGGGATGCGAAGGTATGGCCGTTAATCATTCATGAGGAGGGTGGAGACATGTTGAAGCGGGGCTTCATAGTAGTGGCTGTGCTGATCCTGGCAGGATGTGTTTCAGCCAGAGGTTTCGACCGAGGAGCGCTTCGCCAGCAATTAGCCCAAGATGCACCCCATCATGTCACAAGTCCCGATATTCAGCGGGCGCTTGAATTGAAACCGCAGCTAAAATTTCCCTTTCGACTCGCAGTGTATCTACAGTCAGGTTCTACAAGTGTGACCGACAATGAGTGGTCGCCTAACTCAGGCTATGGTCAGCCATCGTCGCATTCAGCAAGTACCAAGGATTGGAGATGGGAAGGTGCGGATAAAGATCAAATTCTATCGGAGATAGAAAAACTGAAAGGAATTATCAAGATGTCCGTTGAAAATGTTCTGAGTCGCTCCATGGTTATGGCTCTTGTCAGGCTGCCTTCTTGCTCGGCACAGAGGCCGCCTCTGTCTGCTCGGTCTCAATTGTGGCCCTGATCTGCGTAATCTCGGCATAGCCCTTGACCTTCCGGAACCGCTGCTCACAGCAGAGCAGCACGGTCCCCAGCCACCGCTGAAGCATCACACTCCCGCGGATTCGCTTGAGGTTCCGCTCACTGTGCCGGACCAGCGAGAACATGCTCTCGATTGGATTGGTGGATATGAGCGTCTTGCGCAGCAGGGGCGGCACCTTCAGCCGATGCAGGGTCAATAATTCCTCAAAGGCTTCCCGGAGCGATGTGGCCGCTGATTCGTTTTTGGTTCGGAGCCAGGCCTCCAACTCCTGCAGCATCCGCCTCGCGTCGGCATAGCTGGTCTGCTCCAACGCCGTCATCAGCCGCCGATGCGCCTCTGCCCGATACGGCTTTGCCAGGTGCCGCTGTAGATTCCGGCTCTTGTGAATAGCACAGCGTTGATGCACCAGCTTCTTACCGAACCGGGCTCGAAGCGCCTTGATCAGCCCACTGCCGCCATCGGTGACAAACAGAATTCGGCGGGAGAGGACCAGCCCGCGACGCTCCAGGTCCACAAACAGCGCCTCACAGATCTCGTGATTTTCTGAAGAGCCCTGCCAGAACCCCAAGGCCTTCTTCTCCCCACCCTGGTCCACCCCCAGGGCGACGAGAAACGCCTCGCCCCCTCGGTGGATGGTGTCGAGGAAGAGGGCAAATGGCGTGACGTCGGCCAGAGATCGTTGTTGGAACGCCTTCAGTTTCGTCGCGGTCAGCTCCACGAGCTTGCGAGAGACCGAGGAGGCGGACACGCCGAACGCCCCTGCGGCCTCGATCACGGTGTCCGCGTAGCGCTGCGCCGACACGCCTCGGAGAATCTTCGCCAACAGTTCCTCCGAAAATGCCCCCGGCGCACGCATCCGGGCATAGGACTGCAGGGTCAGCTCTCCCTGCGTCACGTGCCGCAAGCGGGGGCGCGTCACCTTGACCTTCTGGTCTCCCAGGAAGATCGAGCCGTCCTCATGCGCCCACTTTTGAAGAGCAGGGTCCGTCGGATGGTAGTCCGGTCCCGCGATCTCCTCGCGCTCCATCAGCATGATACTCTCACCCACCATCCGTCCCATCTCCAGCATCACCGCATCCAACGCTTGTTTCCCGGAGTGAATGACACGGACCAGGGTCCCCAGCATTCGGTCCTCACCCGTCATCGCTCGCAATCCTGCCAACACCTGTTTCCGTTGTCTGGTCTCCCGCCTCATCGGTGGCTCCTTTCCTGTGTGCCCGTAGAGTATTCCACGGCAGGAGCCCCTCATTCAAAATTCAACGGACTTCAATATAACTCCA includes the following:
- a CDS encoding IS256 family transposase, translating into MRRETRQRKQVLAGLRAMTGEDRMLGTLVRVIHSGKQALDAVMLEMGRMVGESIMLMEREEIAGPDYHPTDPALQKWAHEDGSIFLGDQKVKVTRPRLRHVTQGELTLQSYARMRAPGAFSEELLAKILRGVSAQRYADTVIEAAGAFGVSASSVSRKLVELTATKLKAFQQRSLADVTPFALFLDTIHRGGEAFLVALGVDQGGEKKALGFWQGSSENHEICEALFVDLERRGLVLSRRILFVTDGGSGLIKALRARFGKKLVHQRCAIHKSRNLQRHLAKPYRAEAHRRLMTALEQTSYADARRMLQELEAWLRTKNESAATSLREAFEELLTLHRLKVPPLLRKTLISTNPIESMFSLVRHSERNLKRIRGSVMLQRWLGTVLLCCEQRFRKVKGYAEITQIRATIETEQTEAASVPSKKAA
- a CDS encoding DNA-3-methyladenine glycosylase family protein, translating into MSPFDSDPTGYLSEVDPVMRRLIEEIGPCTLIPKIRRSPFESLVRAIAYQQLHDRAAECILQRFIALFPGRRFPRPDDLLAMNMRSVRKAGFSRPKILALRDLAAKTLDGTVPTNRLIRQLADDAIVDRLIEVRGIGRWTAEMLLIFQLGRPDVLPIDDFGLRNGFRIAYQRPAMPTPKQVLQYGERWKPYRTAAAWYLWRAADQKKSFKPAQL